In the genome of Cydia splendana chromosome 12, ilCydSple1.2, whole genome shotgun sequence, the window aataggttttcctgtcatctatatgtaaagaactattttgtgtattcagacggacatacatacagacgcacgagtgatcctataagggttccgttttttccttttgaggtacggaaccctaaaaagatttatttttattttgtggaatggtgtcaatgtgatatcttaaatggattcagcaccccagatttatacgaaaacgataccaaacacggcctagcaccttcactgatatagatatatatatcaagataaaatggagagccctaaataaactttcaagagcggatatctcaaaaactattcaacatatcgaaaaaattgactgaataaacttgtaacaaattaaataaactttcattttgtataagtggccatgtcgctgagatgcatagtttccgagatataatcgaaaaacgggaaaatgggaccttcaaagccccctctctccccccccgctcaagggctacggccggggacttttgatatgttcacctcctaacttgtcaaaccgagttacggagtcaaaaattgtgtccgagcatttccctctacaacttttggagcattcgttgcctgacctaagtagcttattgaatttctttaaaaacttttctgtaaaaggttgacgggtgttgggtgtttatatggtttcggtcgattattatcatttgcattgcccatgatgacttactagaattacgagcacacgagacactaatagtagtttgacaaaccttggttttcaagaggtattttatattgacatttgctgtcacaaatttgctgtcagatttagtcgcaaaccgcacgcaaagtgcacacaaatgtgtcgacaccttgttacggaaaagtgtagacacggcgacgacactttgtttcgaaacaattctagacacattgtgtggactctgttacgacacatctgacatttagttaccactttgtgattctgcgactggaatggttatatgggcttGTATCGAtgattcgaattttaaaatGTATGTGCAATAATGCCAATTTTTAAAGCGAGATGccataaaatgtaatattgGAAACGTCAGacttctatgacattatgacgtattaataacacttgcactgcgtgtgctaactgtgctatcaaaatcgttgcagacttatcttggtctaactctagtagtcTAGCCGTTGTAGACGATTTTCTACTTTTATATGTATACATTCCACTATGGCCATATCGGTAAGCTGACTATTAAGTTTCTATTGTTAAGACTGACATAGCTTTTTATATTGTTATATTTTTAGCCGTCTCATTTGGCAACTTTTTGCAGCGGTACGGTCTTAATCAATTACGAAACAGCACGGGCATAGTAAGATGCTTTATCGATATACCGATTATTAAAAAAAGGAGGGGAGTACCTACACCTAAAAAAACGCACGAAAAAGGTAGGTTAAGAACCCCTGTCGCCCATATAAAATGGCCTTCCAATCGACCTATCGCTGCAAAAAGTCGTTATGTGCTAGCTATTACGATTAGGTattctttgtttttaaaataggAAGTAATATATTACAATAATTTATGAATCCcatgtttttatttcattacttggtaattaaataacaattaacatgATACCGCACGTCCTCGTCAATCTCATCATGCCTCGCTTATCATTACGTGCAAGCTAAGTACTTAGTAACTCTTAATGTAGTCTCTTCAAAGCGTGACGACGTTGCCGTGTGAGTGGCCTTTATGACTGCTATGTCCGTGGTGGTCCCTGTTCGACTTCTTGTACATGGTGAACGAGATCAGCTCGCGGTTGGCGTTGGTCATGGCCATGGCGTGGGACACGACGTCGTACCCGAGGATGGCGTGGAGTCGGTTCACGACCACTAGGGTGAGGCCTTTTTGTGCCACGCGAACTGTGCGTTCTTGGTCTGATGATGTTGCGACCGACATGTTGAAGGAGGAGTTCAGCTCCTGGAAATGAAGGTCTGTATTAGCAATCTTAACCCGTAACTATATGCTGTGAACACGGTTATGGGCAAGTGACTTGCAagac includes:
- the LOC134795410 gene encoding uncharacterized protein LOC134795410 is translated as MPYIMVMGSLSAPHLSKDEGATVYGLKSEERAALVRELNSSFNMSVATSSDQERTVRVAQKGLTLVVVNRLHAILGYDVVSHAMAMTNANRELISFTMYKKSNRDHHGHSSHKGHSHGNVVTL